DNA sequence from the Sulfurimonas sediminis genome:
TTTATAAAAAAAGCGATGCCCCCCATACTCAGTTTAGCGCGACTTTACACTATCCTTATCATTTACTGGTCAACAAAAACAAGGAAGTCAGTACCTACACGGTAACAGGAGAAATTACAAAAAAGCAAAAAATTTATCTCAATGTAAACAAGAAAATGCACATTAAAATAGACAAAGATATTGCAATCAAGATACATGATGCCGGTCTGAATGTAGATGCTATTGTCAAATTTACAAAACAAATAACAAGACAGTCAAATGCAAAAAAAAGCAACTTTAAGCTTTCCGTAGATGCGATAGATTCCTATCTTTATCTTGGCAACAACCGATACGCTGTTTCAGATACAATGCATCTGCAATATTACAATAATATCTTAACAGCACAACTCACTCATAAAAAAGGAAATGCAGGATTTAAGCTTGAAAACAATACTTTTCATCTTTATGGAGAAAACTTTAATGATAAATTTATGGAAAAACTCTTTGCCCCGTCTAAATTCAGTGGCGGGAGTCTGGACTTTTCTATGAATGGAACACTTGAAGACTACAAGGGTGTTTTTTACATGCATGATACTATAATGATTGACTATAAACTTCTAAATAATGTCTTAGCTTTTGTCAATACAATACCCTCTCTTGTTACTTTTTCACTGCCGGGTTACAGTAAAAAAGGTTTACATGTGAAGAATGCCTATGTAAAATTTCATGCAAAAAAAGGTGTTTTTGATATTTCAGATATTTATCTTGAATCCAAAGAGTTGACAATACTTGGAAAAGGGAGTGCGGATACCAACAAGAACAGTATCAATTTGGTTTTAAATCTAAAAACAGATCTGGGAAGTAATCTCTCAAAAGTACCACTTGTCGGTTATATTATTTTTGATGGAAAAAGTATATCAACCACACTCAAAGTTACAGGAAAACTCAGCGATCCTACTATAAATACCATGGTTGCCAAAGATATTATTGTAGCACCGCTCAATATCATCAAGCGAACCCTTACCTTTCCTTTTAAAGTACTTCAAAAACTCTTCTAGGAATTTTCACTACTCATTTCGAAGAACAGTCAGTATATCTACTTCACTTGCCTTTTTGGCAGGATAATAAGAAGAAGCGACAACGATACCAAAAGCACCTGCGACAATAAAAACAAAATCATGCAGTGTCAAGTCCAGAGGAAGTCTTGAGGTAGGATAAACATCTTTTGGCAAAGAGACAATATCAAAAGTACTCAGCAGCCATATACCACTCAATCCAAAAACAATACCGGCTAAAATACCGGTAATTCCTATAACAATTCCCAGATACAAAAATACCTTTTTAATTTCAGATGTTGTTGCACCCAAAGAGAGCAAAAGTGCAATTTCGCCTCTTCTGTTCATTACAGTCATTAAAAGAGAAGAGATGATATTGATAGAAGCAATAAGAATAATAAGCATCAGGACAATAAAAAGAGAGGTTTTTTCCATCTCCAAAGCAGCAAAAAAATTCATATTGTCTTCCCACCAGCCTTTTACTGTTACACTGATTGGCAGCACTTTTTTTATTTTTTCTATATCTTTTCGTGGATATTTGGAATATATATGAATACCGTCATATTCATTTGCAGCCATATGCTCTATGGTCTGCATAGCCTCGAGTGTTGTGTAGGAGTATGCTTTGTCATAAGCCGAAAGTCCTGAATCAAAAAACGACTTGATCTTAAAGCGCTTTATTTTTGGAGTAACAGAGAGTCCGCCCGGTTCTACATTTGTAAAAATATACATCAGTTTATCATTTACATGTAAATTAAATTCTTCTTTAAGAGTTTTTCCTACAACAACATCAAATTTTTTAAAGGTGTGCCCCGTAATTGCCTTGGCAAGTACCGAATTGACTTTCGCTTCATCCTCAAGATTGACACCAAAGAGATATCCACCTTCGAGTCTCGAACCGCTTCTGGCCATCACGGAGGATTGAATGTAAGGGCTAAACTGCAAATGAGGAAATTTTGCTTCCAAATCCATAAGCAGATTGCTGTTTACAGCACCGTAAAATTTTGGAATAATGGTCAGAGGGTAGTTCATAACAGTCAGTTTGTCTTTAAACTCTTTGTCAAAACCATTCATAAGGGCCATGGCAATAAGAAGCACCATGACACCGAGCGTAATTCCTATAAAGGCTAAAAGTGCAGATATAAAGATAAAAGGCTGATCCTTGTCAAAGCGTAAAAATCTTTTAACAAGGTAAGAAACTATTGATTTTTTCAAGAAGCAAAAACACCTTTTTTCGGACCGCTTTTTCCGCAGCATTGTTTATACTTTTTTCCGCTTCCGCACGGACAGGGGTCATTTCTTGCTATTTTTTTACTCACAACAAAATCATCTTCTGCATCAATGTCTACATTGTCATGATGGTTAAGCCGCATCAATGCTTCTTGTGCTTTTTTCTCTTCTTCAAGCTGTTTGGAAATTCTGGCAGCCTCTTCTTCCGGAGACTCCATCTGGAACTGTATAATCTGCAAGGTTTTAATTGTATTGAATTTAATATCATTAATTAATTCACCAAAAAGACCAAAACTCTCTTTTTTATACTCAACAAGAGGATCTTTTTGATTATATGCACGCAGACGAATACCTGTTTTCATATTGTCCATTGCATA
Encoded proteins:
- a CDS encoding ABC transporter permease — its product is MKKSIVSYLVKRFLRFDKDQPFIFISALLAFIGITLGVMVLLIAMALMNGFDKEFKDKLTVMNYPLTIIPKFYGAVNSNLLMDLEAKFPHLQFSPYIQSSVMARSGSRLEGGYLFGVNLEDEAKVNSVLAKAITGHTFKKFDVVVGKTLKEEFNLHVNDKLMYIFTNVEPGGLSVTPKIKRFKIKSFFDSGLSAYDKAYSYTTLEAMQTIEHMAANEYDGIHIYSKYPRKDIEKIKKVLPISVTVKGWWEDNMNFFAALEMEKTSLFIVLMLIILIASINIISSLLMTVMNRRGEIALLLSLGATTSEIKKVFLYLGIVIGITGILAGIVFGLSGIWLLSTFDIVSLPKDVYPTSRLPLDLTLHDFVFIVAGAFGIVVASSYYPAKKASEVDILTVLRNE